From one Callithrix jacchus isolate 240 chromosome 2, calJac240_pri, whole genome shotgun sequence genomic stretch:
- the INTS15 gene encoding integrator complex subunit 15 isoform X5, with protein sequence MSDIRHSLLRRDALSAAKEVLYHLDIYFSSQLQSAPLPIVDKGPVELLEEFVFQVPKERSAQPKRLNSLQELQLLEIMCNYFQEQTKDSVRQIIFSSLFSPQGNKADDSRMSLLGKLVSMAVAVCRIPVLECAASWLQRTPVLYCVRLAKALVDDYCCLVPGSIQTLKQIFSASPRFCCQFITSVTALYDLSSDDLIPPMDLLEMIVNWIFEDPRLILITFLNTPIAANLPIGFLELTPLVGLIRWCVKAPLAYKRKKKPPLANGHVSNKVAKDPGVGMDRDSHLLYSKLHLSVLQVLMTLQLHLTEKNLYGRLGLILFDHMVPLVEEINRLADELNPLNASQEIELSLDRLAQALQVAMASGALLCTRDDLRTLCSRLPHNKLVE encoded by the exons ATGAGCGACATCCGCCACTCGCTGCTGCGCCGCGACGCGCTGAGCGCCGCCAAGGAGGTGCTGTATCACTTGGACATCTACTTCAGCAGCCAGCTGCAGAGCGCGCCACTGCCCATCGTGGACAAGGGCCCCGTGGAGCTGCTGGAGGAGTTCGTGTTCCAGGTGCCCAAGGAGCGCAGTGCGCAGCCTAAG AGACTGAATTCACTGCAGGAGCTTCAACTTCTTGAAATCATGTGCAATTATTTCCAGGAGCAAACCAAGGACTCAGTTCGGCAGATTATTTTTTCATCCCTTTTCAGCCCTCAAGGGAACAAAGCCGATGACAGCCGGATGAGTTTGTTGGGAAAGTTGGTCTCCATGGCGGTCGCTGTGTGTCGAATCCCGGTGTTGGAGTGTGCCGCCTCCTGGCTGCAG CGGACGCCCGTGCTCTACTGTGTGAGGTTAGCCAAGGCCCTCGTGGATGACTACTGCTGTTTGGTGCCAGGATCCATTCAGACGCTGAAGCAGATATTCAGTGCCAGCCCGAGATTCTGCTGCCAGTTCATCACCTCTGTTACCGCCCTCTATGACCTGTCGTCAG atgacctcATCCCACCTATGGACTTGCTTGAAATGATTGTCAACTGGATTTTTGAGGACCCAAGGTTGATTCTCATCACTTTTTTAAATACTCCGATTGCAGCCAATCTGCCAATAGGATTCTTAGAGCTCACCCCGCTCGTTGGATTGATCCGCTGGTGCGTGAAGGCCCCCCTGgcttataaaaggaaaaagaagcccCCTTTAGCCAATGGCCACGTCAGCAACAAAGTCGCAAAGGACCCAGGCGTGGGGATGGACAGAGACTCCCACCTCTTGTACTCGAAACTCCACCTCAGTGTCCTGCAGGTCCTCATGACGCTGCAGCTGCACCTGACTGAGAAGAATCTTTACGGGCGCCTGGGCCTGATCCTCTTCGACCACATGGTCCCGCTGGTCGAGGAGATCAACAGGTTGGCAGATGAACTGAACCCTCTCAATGCCTCCCAGGAGATCGAGCTCTCGCTGGACCGGCTGGCGCAGGCTCTGCAGGTGGCTATGGCCTCAGGAGCTCTGCTGTGCACGAGAG